In one window of Erythrolamprus reginae isolate rEryReg1 chromosome 1, rEryReg1.hap1, whole genome shotgun sequence DNA:
- the LOC139156522 gene encoding tigger transposable element-derived protein 1-like — MKRWRGYCYLFIYYLLLRFLAGDTITEAVISEKACAIFFDLKSNEPSSSGDPDEFKASHGWFDRFRKRSGIHSVVRHGEAASADIKAAEEFVVHFASLVEQEGYVSQQIFNCDETGLFWKKMPRRTFITAEEKSLPGHKPMKDRLTLALCANASGDCKVKPLLVYHSENPRAFKTHKILKEKLHVLWRSNARAWVTRQFFVDWVNLAFGPTVKEYLLANELPLQALLLLDNAPGHPPALQDDILEEFQFVKVVFLPPNTTSILQPMDQQVIANFKKLYTKHLFRRCFDVTENTNLTLREFWKDHFNIVSCLNIIDLAWQEVSRRNLNSAWKKLWPAAVAPRDSAEPEVETEDITETDTPLEEIVSLGKCMGLQVDEGDINELVEEHEEPLSTEDLKALHEMQQMEMTQEMSSSEEEMQEPPKAIPTSEIKAMLAQWENIVSFVEKHHPEKVATSRSAALFSDTSLTHFRNILKSRQKQMSLDTFFTKRAAPSESAESAAKKAKTDD, encoded by the exons atgaagagatggagaggttattgttatttatttatttattatttattacttagattt ctggcCGGAGATACAATAACAGAGGCGGTCATCAGCGAGAAGGCTTGTGCGATATTCTTCGATCTGAAGAGCAATGAACCATCCTCGTCGGGAGATCCAGATGAGTTCAAGGCAAGCCATGGGTGGTTTGACAggttcagaaaaagaagtggcattcactcagtggttcggcatggggaggcagcgagtgcagacatcaaggcagcggaggagtttgttgtgcattttgctagcctggttgaacaagaaggctatgtctctcaacagatctttaactgtgatgagactgggctgttttggaagaaaatgccccGTAGGACTTTCATTACTGCCGAGGAAAAGAGCCTGCCAGGACATAAGCCCATGAAGGACCGTCTAACCCTTGCATTGTGTGCAAACGCGTCGGGTGACTGCAAAGTGAAGCCACTTCTCGTGTACCATTCGGAGAATCCTCGCGCGTTCAAGACGCACAAAATCCTGAAGGAAAAACTCCATGTCCTGTGGCGCTCCAATGCAAGGGCATGGGTAACGAGGCAGTTCTTTGTGGACTGGGTAAATCTTGCTTTTGGTCCTACGGTGAAGGAATATCTTTTGGCTAATGAACTCCCCCTACAAGCCTTACTGCTGCTCGACAATGCTCCAGGCCACCCACCTGCTCTTCAAGACGACATCCTTGAAGAATTTCAATTTGTGAAGgttgtctttctcccacccaacacgacttcaatcctgcaaccaatggatcagcaGGTCATAGCCAACTTCAAGAAGCTGTACACGAAGCATCTGTTCCGCCGATGTTTCGATGTAACAGAGAACACCAACTTGACACTGCGTGAGTTTTGGAAGGATCATTTCAACATCGTTTCTTGCCTTAACATCATTGACCTTGCCTGGCAAGAAGTGTCAAGGCGAAACTTGAACTCGGCGTGGAAGAAGTTGTGGCCTGCTGCTGTTGCACCAAGGGACTCTGCTGAGCCCGAGGTTGAGACCGAGGACATCACCGAGACTGACACCCCATTGGAGGAGATTGTGTCACTCGGTAAGTGTATGGGTCTGCAGGTAGACGAGGGTGACATCAATGAGCTTGTCGAAGAGCATGAAGAACCGCTCTCTACAGAGGACCTGAAGGCGCTCCATGAGATGCAACAGATGGAGATGACCCAAGAGATGAGCAGCAGTGAGGAAGAGATGCAGGAACCACCGAAAGCCATTCCTACCAGTGAGATAAAAGCGATGCTAGCGCAATGGGAGAACATTGTCAGTTTTGTGGAAAAACATCACCCAGAGAAAGTAGCCACGAGTCGTTCAGCAGCACTTTTCAGTGACACCTCATTGACTCACTTTCGgaacattttgaaaagcaggcaaaagcagatgtcattggacacattttttacaaaaagagctgctccaagtgaaagtgcagaaagtgcagccaaaaaggcaaaaacagatgattag